The following are from one region of the Halogeometricum sp. S3BR5-2 genome:
- a CDS encoding PPOX class F420-dependent oxidoreductase — MIPESHVDIFEKESFAHFATVMPDGTPQVTPVWVGHENREYVLLNSAYGRRKVKNVQRDPKVGVSVLDPDDPYRYVSVRGEAELVDEGAREHIDELARRYMDVDEYPYHDEESGGRVIIRIPAENVVTSG; from the coding sequence GTGATTCCCGAGTCTCACGTCGACATCTTCGAGAAGGAGTCGTTCGCCCACTTCGCGACGGTCATGCCCGACGGAACGCCGCAGGTGACGCCCGTCTGGGTCGGTCACGAGAACCGCGAGTACGTCCTCCTCAACAGCGCGTACGGCCGCCGGAAGGTAAAGAACGTCCAGCGAGACCCGAAGGTGGGCGTCTCGGTCCTGGACCCGGACGACCCCTACCGTTACGTCTCCGTCCGCGGCGAGGCGGAGTTGGTCGACGAGGGCGCCCGCGAACACATCGACGAACTCGCGCGGCGGTACATGGACGTCGACGAGTACCCCTACCACGACGAGGAGTCCGGGGGCCGAGTCATCATCCGCATCCCGGCCGAGAACGTCGTCACCAGCGGGTAA
- a CDS encoding glycosyltransferase family 2 protein, with protein MHLSVVVPTLNGRDRLAAGLDALAEAAPDAEVVVVNGPSADGTTGMVRDRDDVDVLVEISDRTLNVARNAGIRAASGDAIAFLRYDFAVEERWLDGVTDGLEEAAAVTGPSHRTLRAGMTTETLERRTICGRDVTYFNGGNVAFRRDALEELDGFDEYLLTGGARDVAHRLAGAGEAVTWRPEMSVRTEYEADGGVKERDWGWKYRALGYRLAKNYGFRPTVARRTLRHARTDAFSAARDVVRGDATPTGWFGTGRDVVGGMATGISDGLVARARDRSTARNPHGCSKRTDRAVATYDWR; from the coding sequence ATGCATCTCTCGGTAGTGGTTCCGACGCTCAACGGTCGGGACCGCCTCGCGGCCGGCCTCGACGCCCTGGCCGAGGCCGCCCCGGACGCCGAAGTCGTCGTCGTCAACGGCCCTTCGGCCGACGGCACCACGGGGATGGTGCGCGACCGAGACGACGTGGACGTCCTCGTCGAGATATCCGACCGGACGCTGAACGTCGCCCGCAACGCCGGCATCCGCGCCGCCTCCGGCGACGCAATCGCGTTCCTGCGCTACGACTTCGCCGTCGAGGAGCGATGGCTGGACGGCGTCACCGACGGCCTCGAAGAGGCGGCGGCGGTGACCGGGCCCTCCCACCGGACGCTCCGCGCCGGGATGACCACCGAGACGCTCGAACGGCGGACCATCTGCGGCCGCGACGTGACCTACTTCAACGGCGGCAACGTCGCCTTCCGGCGGGACGCCCTGGAGGAACTCGACGGCTTCGACGAGTACCTCCTCACCGGCGGCGCGCGCGACGTCGCGCACCGACTCGCCGGGGCCGGGGAGGCGGTGACGTGGCGCCCGGAGATGAGCGTCCGGACGGAGTACGAGGCCGACGGCGGCGTGAAAGAACGCGACTGGGGCTGGAAGTACCGCGCGCTCGGCTACCGACTCGCGAAGAACTACGGCTTCCGTCCCACCGTCGCCCGGCGGACGCTCAGGCACGCCCGGACGGACGCGTTCTCCGCCGCTCGGGACGTCGTCCGCGGCGACGCGACGCCGACGGGGTGGTTCGGGACGGGGAGGGACGTCGTCGGCGGGATGGCCACGGGTATCTCCGACGGACTCGTCGCCCGCGCCCGCGACCGGTCGACGGCGCGGAACCCCCACGGTTGTTCGAAGCGGACCGACCGCGCCGTCGCGACGTACGACTGGCGCTGA
- a CDS encoding YkgJ family cysteine cluster protein: MSHAGPSLEEELERARDLSVSDLADAIESIGFECTRCGACCKGHGEEGDREPHTATVFPDEVRELQAATDDEREWRDVARPMPYGLSEGDDGPEGETFEWALQTDACGDCVFYEESETGGETRGACTVHDDRPLICETYPFSVGLGGTSQPMGEAVDEEGMVRAHECEGLGRDISRGDAEELAGALKERAVRELEEAIGVRDEYRPVDTGPGEVVVHDSEGAKRPDGSVVDD; this comes from the coding sequence GTGAGCCACGCCGGACCCAGTCTGGAGGAGGAACTCGAACGCGCCCGCGACCTGTCGGTGTCGGACCTCGCGGACGCCATCGAGTCCATCGGCTTCGAGTGCACCCGGTGCGGCGCCTGCTGTAAGGGACACGGGGAGGAGGGCGACCGGGAACCGCACACCGCGACCGTGTTCCCGGACGAGGTACGGGAGTTGCAGGCGGCGACCGACGACGAACGCGAGTGGCGGGACGTCGCCCGACCGATGCCCTACGGCCTCTCCGAGGGCGACGACGGCCCGGAGGGCGAGACGTTCGAGTGGGCGCTTCAGACCGACGCCTGCGGCGACTGCGTCTTCTACGAGGAGTCCGAGACCGGCGGGGAGACCCGGGGCGCCTGCACCGTCCACGACGACCGACCGCTCATCTGCGAGACGTACCCGTTCAGCGTCGGCCTCGGCGGGACGAGTCAGCCGATGGGCGAAGCCGTAGATGAGGAGGGGATGGTCCGCGCCCACGAGTGCGAGGGCCTCGGCCGCGACATCTCCCGCGGGGACGCCGAGGAACTGGCCGGGGCGCTGAAAGAGCGCGCGGTCCGGGAACTGGAGGAGGCTATCGGCGTCAGGGACGAGTACCGCCCCGTCGACACGGGACCGGGCGAGGTGGTCGTCCACGACTCCGAGGGGGCGAAGCGGCCGGACGGGTCGGTCGTGGACGACTGA
- a CDS encoding TRAM domain-containing protein, whose translation MEISDKLLCLFNTDVRAEDDRYVVEVPKREVESGTVEPGETYRVALISREAVESDESTDTSTASTTPSSEPQPPVEVGELRYVEIEDIGKQGDGIARVERGYVIIVPGAEVGDRVKIEVTEVKSNFAVGEVIEDDF comes from the coding sequence GTGGAAATCTCAGATAAACTCCTGTGTCTGTTCAACACCGACGTGCGCGCGGAGGACGACCGGTACGTGGTCGAGGTTCCGAAGCGCGAAGTCGAGTCCGGCACGGTCGAACCCGGCGAGACGTATCGCGTCGCTCTCATCTCCCGCGAGGCGGTCGAGTCCGACGAGTCGACCGACACGAGTACCGCGTCGACGACGCCCTCGTCCGAACCGCAACCCCCCGTCGAAGTCGGCGAACTGCGCTACGTCGAGATAGAAGACATCGGCAAGCAGGGCGACGGCATCGCCCGCGTCGAACGCGGTTACGTCATCATCGTCCCCGGCGCGGAAGTCGGCGACCGGGTGAAAATAGAGGTGACCGAAGTGAAGTCCAACTTCGCCGTGGGCGAAGTGATAGAGGACGACTTCTGA
- a CDS encoding radical SAM protein, which translates to MTDPADLSVTLVDGYVDEPAHFGVPPYISTYPRFTAGALVDAGVPEENVTYHTIDELRDDRQKWADVADADLMIYIGGMTVPGKYVGGTPAEPDEVRELAWTADGTSVMGGPIRFGVGEENAGAQEMERRNLDYDFLAMADVEAAAYDLVSNELEGFDNRYRDNDELDRWAAKGAFVVEQHPNHPEYLICEMETSRGCAYRCSFCTEPMYGNPAFRTPESVVREVGNLSDRGAKHFRLGRQADILAFGGDGEAPNPDALRRLYEGIREVAPDLETLHLDNMNPITVVEWPEKSRECIRIIAEHNTPGDTAAFGLESADPVVQEQNTLNVTADECFEAVKIVNEEAGWRPGESPEDAPTHGDGAANRLPKLLPGINLLHGLKGEREETFAHNKRFLHRVYDAGLMVRRINIRQVMAFEGTEMAEDGANIAAEHKKLFQQYKKEVREEIDRPMLKRVAPAGTVLPNVHLEYHQDGRTFGRQLGTYPLLVGIPGELELGKTIDVAIVDHGYRSVTGVPHPLDPNEASMDELTSIPGIGNRTAGDIVVNRPYASADEVSVADVDLSKFTGPYPVEPKAE; encoded by the coding sequence CTTCACGGCCGGGGCCCTCGTCGACGCCGGCGTCCCCGAGGAGAACGTCACCTACCACACCATCGACGAACTCCGCGACGACAGACAGAAGTGGGCCGACGTGGCCGACGCCGACCTGATGATATACATCGGCGGGATGACCGTCCCCGGCAAGTACGTCGGCGGCACCCCCGCCGAACCCGACGAGGTGCGCGAACTCGCGTGGACCGCCGACGGCACCTCCGTGATGGGCGGCCCAATCCGCTTCGGCGTCGGCGAGGAGAACGCCGGCGCCCAGGAGATGGAGCGGCGGAACCTCGACTACGACTTCCTCGCGATGGCCGACGTGGAGGCGGCGGCGTACGATCTCGTCTCGAACGAGTTGGAGGGCTTCGACAACCGCTACCGCGACAACGACGAACTCGACCGCTGGGCCGCGAAGGGGGCGTTCGTCGTCGAACAGCATCCGAACCACCCGGAGTACCTCATCTGCGAGATGGAGACCTCTCGGGGATGCGCCTACCGGTGCTCGTTCTGCACCGAACCGATGTACGGCAACCCGGCGTTCCGGACGCCGGAGTCCGTCGTCCGCGAGGTGGGCAATCTCTCCGACAGGGGGGCGAAACATTTCCGCCTCGGCCGGCAGGCCGACATCCTCGCGTTCGGCGGCGACGGCGAGGCGCCGAACCCCGACGCCCTCCGGCGACTGTACGAGGGCATCCGGGAGGTGGCGCCCGACTTGGAGACGCTTCACCTCGACAACATGAACCCCATCACGGTGGTGGAGTGGCCCGAGAAATCCCGCGAGTGTATCCGAATCATCGCCGAGCACAACACGCCGGGCGACACCGCCGCCTTCGGCCTCGAATCCGCCGACCCCGTGGTGCAGGAGCAGAACACGCTGAACGTCACCGCCGACGAGTGCTTCGAAGCGGTCAAAATCGTCAACGAGGAGGCCGGCTGGCGCCCCGGCGAATCCCCCGAAGACGCGCCGACGCACGGCGACGGCGCCGCCAATCGCCTGCCGAAACTCCTGCCCGGCATCAACCTCCTGCACGGCCTGAAGGGCGAACGCGAGGAAACGTTCGCGCACAACAAGCGCTTCCTCCACCGCGTCTACGACGCCGGTCTGATGGTCCGACGCATCAACATCCGGCAGGTGATGGCGTTCGAGGGCACGGAGATGGCCGAGGACGGCGCGAACATCGCCGCCGAACACAAGAAACTGTTCCAGCAGTACAAGAAGGAAGTTCGAGAGGAAATCGACCGGCCGATGCTGAAACGCGTCGCGCCCGCGGGAACGGTCCTCCCGAACGTCCACCTCGAATACCACCAGGACGGCCGGACGTTCGGCCGCCAACTCGGCACTTACCCGCTCCTCGTGGGCATCCCCGGTGAACTGGAACTCGGGAAGACCATCGACGTGGCCATCGTCGACCACGGCTACCGCTCCGTGACGGGCGTTCCCCATCCGCTGGACCCGAACGAGGCGAGCATGGACGAACTCACGTCCATCCCGGGCATCGGCAACCGCACCGCCGGCGACATCGTCGTCAATCGCCCGTACGCCTCCGCGGACGAGGTGAGCGTCGCGGACGTGGACCTCTCGAAGTTCACCGGTCCGTACCCGGTGGAACCGAAGGCGGAGTGA
- a CDS encoding MarR family transcriptional regulator → MSTSTAEMNREDPLSEGEFRERLRELPPSAKLVAKVLEGDAPLSQGELAEESLLPDRTVRYALNRLEESDLVGSRYSFKDARKQVYFLNT, encoded by the coding sequence ATGAGCACCAGTACCGCAGAGATGAACCGTGAGGACCCCCTCTCGGAGGGCGAGTTCCGCGAACGACTCCGAGAGTTACCCCCGAGCGCGAAGCTCGTCGCCAAGGTGTTAGAGGGCGACGCGCCGCTCTCACAGGGCGAACTCGCGGAGGAGTCTCTGCTTCCGGACCGGACTGTCCGCTACGCGCTGAACCGGCTGGAGGAGTCGGACCTCGTCGGGTCGCGCTACAGTTTCAAAGACGCTCGAAAGCAGGTCTACTTCCTGAACACGTAA
- a CDS encoding MBL fold metallo-hydrolase, translated as MTSIARAPVPVTTRAPAGSTNAYVVGSDRALLVDPAGRTDELDELVVERRVEHVTVTHTHPDHTGAVRAYAEETDATVWCRRGREVRFADATGVEPDRTFVEGETISVGGGDGVAVLDTPGHAPDHVAFEGDFGVCCGDLAVAEGSVVVGAPEGSLRAYLVALRRLHARDPPALYPGHGPVVDDPRATCERLIRHRLDRERSVLDAVGRGATDVDAVVDAAYGKDLTGVRDLARATVIAHVEKLDAEGRLRWDAESRRVEPV; from the coding sequence GTGACTTCCATCGCCCGCGCGCCGGTTCCGGTCACCACCCGCGCGCCCGCGGGGTCGACGAACGCCTACGTCGTCGGGTCCGACCGAGCGCTGCTGGTCGACCCGGCCGGCCGGACGGACGAACTGGACGAACTCGTCGTCGAGCGACGCGTCGAGCACGTGACGGTGACACACACTCACCCCGACCACACCGGCGCGGTACGGGCGTACGCCGAGGAGACGGACGCGACCGTCTGGTGTCGGCGCGGCCGCGAGGTCCGCTTCGCCGACGCGACGGGCGTCGAACCCGACCGGACGTTCGTCGAGGGCGAGACGATCTCGGTCGGCGGAGGCGACGGCGTCGCCGTCCTCGACACGCCCGGCCACGCCCCCGACCACGTCGCCTTCGAGGGCGACTTCGGCGTCTGCTGCGGCGACTTGGCCGTCGCCGAAGGCAGTGTCGTCGTCGGCGCGCCGGAGGGGAGCCTCCGCGCCTACCTCGTCGCCCTCCGCCGCCTCCACGCCCGCGACCCGCCCGCCCTCTACCCGGGGCACGGTCCCGTCGTCGACGACCCGCGAGCGACCTGCGAGCGCCTGATCCGACACCGCCTCGACCGCGAACGGAGCGTCCTCGACGCCGTCGGCCGCGGCGCGACGGACGTCGACGCGGTCGTCGACGCCGCTTACGGGAAGGACCTCACCGGCGTCCGCGACCTCGCACGCGCGACGGTCATCGCCCACGTCGAGAAACTCGACGCCGAGGGGCGCCTCCGGTGGGACGCCGAGTCCCGGCGCGTCGAACCCGTCTGA
- a CDS encoding class I SAM-dependent methyltransferase encodes MKGKEWYQADDVAQEYDSKRFSRGGRLIDHREKQAVLDAVGPVEGKNVLEIACGTGRFTVMLAERGANIVGLDISRAMMTQGREKARRAGADVAERIEFLRGDAARLPFPDDHFDAVFAMRFFHLADTPAKFLAEMARVSKDVVFFDTFNDTSARLVYNWLLPMGSRLYGESEVDGLLRDAGLRLTEATHDFVVPYGVYRKMPNGVASELRGLDTSFGGTSLGERLASVSYWTASVPDAD; translated from the coding sequence GTGAAAGGAAAGGAGTGGTACCAGGCGGACGACGTCGCCCAAGAGTACGACTCGAAGCGATTCTCCCGCGGCGGGCGACTCATCGACCACCGAGAGAAGCAGGCCGTCCTCGACGCCGTCGGTCCCGTCGAGGGCAAGAACGTTCTGGAGATAGCCTGCGGTACCGGTCGGTTCACCGTCATGCTCGCCGAACGCGGTGCGAACATCGTCGGACTCGACATCTCGCGGGCGATGATGACGCAGGGACGCGAGAAGGCGCGGCGGGCCGGAGCGGACGTCGCGGAGCGAATCGAGTTCCTCCGGGGCGACGCGGCGCGTCTGCCGTTCCCCGACGACCACTTCGACGCCGTGTTCGCGATGCGATTCTTCCACCTCGCGGACACGCCCGCGAAGTTCCTCGCGGAGATGGCGCGCGTCTCGAAGGACGTGGTGTTCTTCGACACGTTCAATGACACCAGCGCGCGCCTCGTGTACAACTGGCTGTTGCCGATGGGGTCGCGACTCTACGGCGAGTCGGAGGTGGACGGCCTCCTCCGCGACGCCGGTCTCAGACTGACCGAGGCGACCCACGACTTCGTCGTCCCGTACGGCGTCTACCGGAAGATGCCGAACGGCGTCGCCAGCGAACTCCGCGGCCTCGACACCTCGTTCGGCGGGACGTCGCTCGGCGAACGTCTCGCGTCGGTGTCGTACTGGACGGCCTCGGTCCCCGACGCGGACTGA